From the genome of Bradyrhizobium sp. ORS 278:
AGCGCGGCCGATGCGGCCGATCTTGCGGACTACATCCTCAGCCTCGGACAATAGGCCCAAGCGGTATCTGCCGGCAGGCTGGCACCGCGCCGTACTCTGAAGGCGGGCTGCGGCCGCACCCGCCGCTTTTCGCGGCAGATCCACCGGAACAAAACTGTCCAGTCTGCGTTTGGTGTACGCGCCATCCCGAGCTGGAGCACGTCGCATGACCCCCCTTGGTCTGCCGACGGCGCGGCTCCGTTTCGCTCGTTGCCGGAAAAAACTAACAATATGCAGCGAACGAGATAGAGCTTGCATTCGTACACAAACGAGTTGGTAATCGGGTGCGCGGCATCGTCTCTGCCGAACTGCTAGCAAGGAGCGTGCGACGTGCACGGAATGCCCGGCGCCTCCACCGCCCCCCAAATGACCGATGACGATACGGCCTATCTCGCCGCGATCGTGAGCGCATCCGCCGATGCGATCTTCGGCACGACCATTGAAGGAATCATTCGCAGCTGGAACGGGTCTTGCGAACGGATGTTGGGCTACAGCGCGGCCGAGATGATCGGCCAGCCGGTGATGGACATCATTCCGCCGGAGCTGAGAGAGGAGGCCCAGGCGATTCGGCAACGTGTCGGCAGCGGGGAAGCCGTTGAAGGCTTCGAAACAGTCCGCCTCACGAAGGATGGGCGGCCGATCGAGGTTGCCGCGACCTTCTCGCCGATCCGCGACCGTCACGATCGGATCATCGGGATCTCCGGAATCCTGCGCGACGTAACCCAGTCGAAGCAGGCGGAACGCGGCGCGGCGATGCTCGCCGCGATCGTCGCCTCGTCGTCGGACGGCGTGGTCAGCAAGACGCTGGACGGCACCGTCACCAGCTGGAACAAGAGCGCGGAGCGCATCTTCGGCTTCTCGGAAGCCGAGATGATCAACCGCTCGATTCGCACCATCATTCCGCTCGAGCGTCAGGCCGAGGAGGACCGCATCCTCGCTACCGTCGTCTCGGGCGGGATGATCGACAATTTCGAAACGATCCGCCTGCGCAAGGATGGCGCGCAGATCGACGTCTCCGTGACGGTCTCGCCGGTACGCGACGCGAGCGGCCGCATCATCGGCGCCTCGAAGATCGTGCGCGACATCACCGACAAGCGTCAGACGCGCGAGCAGCTGCGCACTTTGCTCGCCGAGGTGAACCATCGCAGCAAGAACATGCTGTCGCTGGTGCAGGCGATCGCGCGTCAGATGACGCGGCACGGGCGGCAGCTCGACCTCAACCGTTTCCTCGCGCGCCTGCAGGCAATCGCTGGCAACCAGGATCTCCTGATCCAGAACGACTGGCGTTTCATTCCGCTCGTCGACCTCGTCCGCTCGCAGCTCGGCGCCTTCCGCGACCTGATCGGCAACCGCATCGCCATCGACGGTCCGCAGATCGAGCTGACGCCGGAGGCGGCGCAGGCGATCGGCATGGCGATCCACGAGCTTGCGACCAATGCGGCCAAGTATGGCGCGCTGTCGGATCATGACGGGCGCGTCGCGCTGACTTGGTCGCGCGATGGCGACACATTCGTCATCAACTGGCGCGAGAGCGGCGGACCGCCGGTGTCTGCCCCGGAGCATCACGGTTTCGGCAGCCGCGTGATCTCGGACATGGTCCGGGCCGGACTCGACGGTACCGTGCAGGTCGAGTTCGCCCCGCCGGGGCTGAGCTGGCACCTGAGGTGCCCCCTGCAACGCATCAGCCGCGGCAACAGCCATGCCCCTCGCTGACAAGATCAACGTCCTGATCGTCGAGGACGATCCCATGATCGGCTTCGACCTCTCCGTCGAGCTGGAGGAAGCGGGCTTCGCCATCGTCGGCGTCGCGCCCACCGTGAGCAAGGCGCTGCATCTGCTCGAGCGGCACCGCTGCGATCTCGCGGTTCTCGACGTCAACCTCGGCCATGAGACCTCGGCCCCGATCGCCCGCGCGCTGATGGCCGAAGGCGTGCCTTTCGTCGCCGTCACCGGTTACGCCGTCGACCAGTGCCCTGAAGAATTCGCCACCGCGCCGCTGCTGTCGAAGCCGTTCCAGACGTCGCGCCTGGTCGCAACGTTGCGGCGCCAACTGCCGCGATGAGACGCAGCTTAACTCCTCACCCGATCAGACAGCGAAACCACGGCCCGGCAATCACCGCTTGATCTCGATCACGATCTGTCCCGTCGTCACCTGATCGCCCTCAGCGACCGCGATCGCACTCACAGTCCCGGCCAAGCCGGCCGTGTGGACGTGCTCCATCTTCATCGCTTCCAGAGTCAGCACCGGCTGTCCCGCGGCCACCTGATCGCCGGCCTTGACGAGCATGGCGACGACGCGGCCGTTCAACGCGGCGCGCACCTTGCCATCACCGCCGGCCGCCGCGGTGGACTGCGGCGCCCCCAGCGTGAGGTCGCGCAGCACCAGCGTCCGACCACGCGACTGTACGAACAGCCGATCACCGTCGCGCGCGAAGCGGACGACGTCGACGACGTCGCCCCGGCGGATTCGAATCGTATCGGCATCGAGCGTGACGATCTCGCTGCGCTGCTCCGCGCCATTGTGCGTCACACAATAGCTGCCGTCACGATCGCGCGACAGCTCGCACTCCCTCAACTCGCCGCCAAGCTCGAAACGGAGCGGCGTCGCAAAGGTGGCGGCGAGCGAACGCCCCCGGCGGACGGGATGCGCCAGCGGGTGACTGACGGAGAGCAGCACGGCGAGCAGCGCCATATCCTCCGCAGCGATCAAGGGCGCCCTCAGCTCGTCGCGATGTGTTGCGATGAAGGCTGTGGTCGCCTTGCCCGCCGCGAACGCCGGGTGCCGCAGACAGGACAGCAGAAACCACTGGTTGGTCACGACGCCCAGCGCGACCGCCTGCTCCAGACCCACGATCAGACGGGCCCGCGCCTCCTCACGGGTTGCGCCGTGGCTGATCAGCTTGGCGATCATCGAATCGTAGTCCGGCGGAATCTCCGTTCCCGATTCCAGCGCATGCTCGACGCGGACCGTCTCCGGCATCTGCCACAGCGCCATGCGCCCGGATCGTGGCATGAAATCCTGCGCCGCATCCTCCGAGCACAGCCGGACCTCAATGGCGTGGCCAACGAAGCTGATCTGCTCCTGACGCAGCGGTAGCGGCTCGCCGGCGGCGACGCGAAGTTGCCACTCGACGAGATCGAGCCCCGTCAACGCCTCGGTCACGGGATGCTCGACCTGCAGCCGCGTATTCATTTCCATGAAGTAGAACCGGCCGTCGCCATCGAGCAGGAATTCGAGCGTCCCAGCTCCCTCATAGCCAAGCGCCTTGACCGCCTGCACCGCGACCGCACCCATGCGTGCGCGTAGCTCCGGGCCGACGGCCGGCGACGGCGCCTCTTCGATCAGCTTCTGGTGCCGCCGTTGCACCGAGCAGTCGCGCTCGCCGAGATGCACGGCGTTGCCATGGCTGTCTCCGAACACCTGGATCTCGATGTGACGCGGGTTGGCGATCGCCTTCTCCAGGATGACGGTGCCGTCGCCGAACGCCGCAGCAGCCTCCGAGCGCGCGCTGCGCAGCAGATCCGGGAATGCATACGCCTCGTTCACGAGCCGCATACCGCGACCGCCGCCGCCGGCGACGGCCTTGATCATCACCGGGAAGCCGATGCGCTTCGCTTCGCGGAGCATCGCCTCGTCACCCCCATCCTCGCCCTGATAGCCGGGCACGCAGGGTACGCCGGCGCGCTGCATGATCGTCTTCGCGCCGGCCTTGTTGCCCATCGCCGCAATCGCATCCGGTGACGGGCCGACGAAGACCAGACCCGCGTCCTTGCAGGCCTGAGCAAAATCCTCATTCTCGGCGAGAAAGCCGTAGCCGGGATGCACGGCGTCCGCGCCGGTCGCCTTGGCCGCGGCGATGATCGCGGCAATATTCAGATAGGACTGCGCCGGCGGCGGCGCGCCGATGCGAACGGCCTGGTCGGCAAGCCGGACATGCGGGGCATCAGCGTCGACATCCGAGTAGACGGCGACGACGCGGTAGCCGAGTCGGCGCGCGGTCCGCATCACACGCAGCGCAATCTCGCCGCGGTTGGCGATCAGCACCTTGTGGAAGGGCCTGCGCGACATCGTCTTCTCTCCGCTGATGTCCCTTGTCATGGCCGGGCCACCGAGAACTGCATCCGCTGCGGCGCGCGCGCTTCGGCCTCGCGGCAGATCGCCAGCACCTCCGACAGCACCGCGCGGGTGTCGCGCGGATCGATCACGCCGTCGTCGAGCACGCGCGCCGACGTCGCGAACACGTCCATCTGGCTGTCGAACACGCCGATGATCTGCGCCTTCATGGCATCGAGCTTGTCGCGCTCGACCGGTTTGCCGCGGCGGGCCGCGGCCGCCTCCGTGACGATCGCCATCGTCTCGGCCGCCTGCTCGCCGCCCATGACAGCCGTCTTGGCGTTCGGCCATGAGAAGCAGAAGCGCGGATGGAAGCCGCGGCCGCACATGCCGTAATTGCCGGCGCCGAACGAGGCGCCGCAATAGATCGTGATCTGCGGCACCGTCGCCGAAGTCACCGCCTGGATCATCTTGGAGCCGTGCTTGATCATGCCGGCCTCCTCATAGGCGCGGCCGACCATGTAGCCGGTGGTGTTGTTGAGGTAGAGGATCGGCGTGCGGCTCTGGCAGCAGGCCTGGATGAAATGCGTCGCCTTGTTGGCGCCGGCCGGGTCAAGCGGGCCATTGTTGGTGACGATGCCGATCGCCTCGCCCTCGATCCGGGCATGGCCGCACACGGTCGCAGGGCCGTAGTTCGGCGACATCTCGACGAAATCGCTGTCGTCGACGATCCGCGCGATCACCTGGCGCATGTCGACGGGGCGCTTGTGATCGAGCGGCATGATGCCGAGCAGCTCCTCCTGATCGTAGCGCGGCGGCTTTGCCGCGCACGCTTCGTGCGACGGCCGGTCCCAGTTCAGCCTGCCCATGATCTCGCGCGCGATGCGCAAGCCGTCGCGATCGTCCTCGGCGAGATAGTCGCCGAGGCCGGAGATCGCGGTGTGCATCTCGGCGCCGCCGAGCTCCTCCTCGGTGGCGATCTCGCCGGTCGCGGCCTTCAGCAGCGGCGGCCCCGCGAGGAAGGCGCGAGTGCGGCCGCGGACCATGACGATGTAGTCGGACAGACCGGTCTGGTAGGCGCCGCCCGCGGTCGACGAGCCGTGCGTCACGGTCACCACGGGGAGCCCCGCTGCCGACAGCCGCGCCAAATTGCGAAAGATGTTGCCGCCGCGCACGAAGTCCTCGACGCGGTAGCGCAAGAGGTTGGCGCCGGCGCTCTCCACCAGTTGCACGTAAGGCAGCCTGTTCTCCAGCGCCAGCTCCTGCACGCGCAGCGTCTTATCGAGGCCGTAGGGCTGCAGCGCGCCGGCATCGATGGCCGCGTCGTTGGCCGACACCATGCAGCGCACGCCCGAGACGAAGCCGATGCCGGCGATCACGCCGCCGCCCGGCACGCTCTTCGCCGGATCCGGCGTATCGAACATGTAGCCGGCGAGCGTCGACAGCTCCAGAAACGGCGCACCGGGATCGAGCACAAGCGCGACGCGCTCGCGCGGCAGCAGCTGGCCGCGCTGATGGAAGCGGTCCTTGGCCGCCGCAGAGGCCTTGCGCGTCCGCGCCTCCAGTTCGCGCATCCGCGCGATCAGCCCGAGCATGCCGTCGCGATTGGTTTGAAAGGCGGCGCCCGTGGGAGAGATGGTGTTGTCGATGATGGCCATGGAGTTTGGCTTACGAGTACCTTGGGATTAACGAGTTCGTCATTGCGAGGAGCGCAGCGACGAAGCAATCCAGACTTCCTGTTTGGCCCCTGGATTGCTTCGCTGCGCTCGCAATGACGGCACTCGATTTGTCAGTTGATAGTCCCGAACATCTGCCGCGCCTCGGCAGGGCTCGCGATCTCACGCCCCGCGCGCCGGGCGCAGGCGGCGATCGCCTCGATCAGCTGGCCGTTCGAGGTCACCTTGGTGCCGTCGCCGAGATAGAACGTATCCTCGAGTCCGGTGCGCAGATGGCCGCCGAGCTCGGCGCAGCGCTGGTGCAGCGGCCAGATCTCGGCGCGGCCGATCGCCGTGACCTGCCAATGCGCCTCCGGCAGCTTCAGCTTGAGCAGGATCGGCAGCAGCTCCGGATCCGCGGGCATGCCCGATGCCACGCCCATCACGAAGTTGTATTCGAGCGGACCCGCATACATCCCGGTCTGGCGATACATGCCGACGCAGCGCACAATGCCGACGTCGAAGCACTCGAACTCCGGAATCGTGTTCACGGCCTTCATGACCGCGAGATAGTCGCCGATCTTCTCGACCGAATTGTCGAACATCATCGGCGGCCAAGCCCAGCTGTTGTCGGCCTTGACCTTCAGATAGTTCAGCGAGCCGGCATTGCAGGCCGCGATCTCCGGCCGGGTCTCACGGATGCAGTCGAGCGCGCCTTGATAGCTCGGACCCGACACGCCCGAGGTGTGGTTGATGATCACACCGGGACAGGCCTCGCGGATCGCCTGTTGGATCTCGCGCGAAACCTTCACCTCCCACGAGGGAAGATGGCCCTTGCCCGGCGCCTGCTGGCGCAGATGGATATGCATGATCGCAGCACCGGCGTCATAGGCGCGGCGCGCCTCGCGCGCCATCTCCTCCGGCGTGACCGGCACGTTGTGCTGCCTGGGATCGGTGAGCACGCCGTTCAGCGCGCAGGTGATGACGGCTTTGTTGCTCATGCAGGACCTTGACTGATGACGACGGCCGCGACGCGACCGCCATCATCATGCGCAAGGCCCCGACAGATCTGCTTGCGTCAACGCGCTACCGCGATGTCCTGGCTGATCTCGCCGCTGCGATAGATCGCGAGATCGCGCGAGCCGGAGAAGATCGCGCGCGGCTTCAAGCCGTAGAAGCGGCGGATCGAGTGGCTGAAATGCGTGGAATCGGGATAGCCGATGTCCTGCGCGAGATGCGCGAGGTTGAGATCCTGGTTGGCGTAGTTGAGCAGGTGCCGCGCGCGCTTCCAGGCGCGGAACGAACGGAAGGAGATGTCGGTCTCCTCCTTGAACAGATGCAGGAAGCGCGAGGTCGACAGCCCCACGGCTGCGGCGCAGCTCTCCGCCGTCGCCGGCTCGCCGGAGAAGCGGTTGATCAGCCCGATCGCCTTGACCACGCGCGGATCGAGCGTCCGCTGCGGCAGCACCTCGCCGAAGCAGAGCCGGTCGAACACCGCGCTGGAGACGTCGCCGGAGAGCGGCCGCTGCACCAGCTCCTCATAGGCGGCGCGGATGCGGCAGGCATAGGCCTCGGCCTCGCGCGCGACCTTGGCTGCGAAGCGGTCGAGCGTTCCGATCGGCACGCTCTCAGGCTCCATGGTGACGACGATGACGGTACGGTAATCGCTCTCGATCGTGTGCTGCTTGTTCGGCGGCACTACCAGCAATTCGCCGGAACGCGCCTCGCCGCCCTCGGGCAACAGCCGCAGGCTGCCGGTCAGCGCGACATAGATATGGAACGCGCCCGAGCAACGCTGGCGCGGTCGGCCGAGCAGCCCGGCGTAGAAGACGCGCTCGGGCGTGATCAGCATGAGATGGCCGGACTCCCGGCGGGTCACGTCCATGGTCTTCACATCCATGGGATTCGCATCCATGGGTCTTCCTCCTGAGGCGCGGCTCTGTCGGCCGCTTCTTTGGGAAAGAACCATAGCGCAATTCGCGCCGCTGTCATCGGCGACGACTGCCGATTTTTGTCGCGGTTAACTCACCGATTCGAGATGTCCGTCATTCCGGGGCGATGCGCAGCATCGAACCCGGAATCTCGAGAATCCGGGTCTGGTCCTTCGGACCATCCCGGAATGACGGCGCCGACGGCTAGGGCCTGACGCGCGGCTTGATGCCCTGCTCGACGCCGGCGCGCTGCTCGGCGGCGCGGGCCCGCTGATAGCCGTCGCGCTGCTGCAGGCGCGCCCAATAGGCGGCGACATTCGGCCCGAATTCCTTGGACAGCCCGAGTGTGTCGGCAAGCCGAAGCGCGTAGCCGATGACGATATCCGCCGCGGTGAAGCGGCCGCCGCTCAGGAATTCGGCATTGGCCGTGGCTGCCTCCACCGCGCGCAGCCGGCCCAGGAACCATTTGGCATAATCCGTCGCGACCTGCGGCGAGCGCCGCTCCTCCGGCTCGAGCTGCGTGTATCGCAATACCAGCGTCTGCGGGAACGTGAGCGTCGCGTCCGAGAAATACATCCAGTTCAGGAATGCGCCGTAATCCTTCTCCTCAGGCTCGACCATCAGCGGCGTCGGGCCGTGCTTGACGCCGAGATAGTGGCAGATGCCGGAGGACTCCGTCATCTTCGTCTCGCCGTCGATCAGATAAGGAATCGTTCCGAGCGGATTGATCGCCAGATACTCCTTGGCCAGCACCCGCGGCGGGAACGGCAGCATCTTCAATTCGTAGTTGGCCCCGAGCTCCTCCAGCATCCACAGCGGGCGGAACGAGCGGGCGCCGTCGCAATGATACAGCGTGATCATCAGGCGTTCCCCGCCTTGGCCATGCCCGGCAACGTGCCCATCATCTTGCACAGGATCGTCAGCATCACCTCGTCGGCGCCGCCGCCGATCGAGCTCAGGCGCGAATCACGATAAGCGCGGCTGACCGGCGTCTCGTTCATAAAGCCCATGCCGCCCCAATATTGCAGGCAGGCATCGGTGAGCTCGCGGCCCAGCCGGCCCGTCTTCAGCTTCACCATCGTCGCGAGCCGCGTCACATCTTCGCCGGCCACCAGCGCCTCGGCGGCCTGATAGGTCAGCGCGCGCAGCAGCTCGACCTCGGTCTGCAGCTCGGCGAGGCGGAAATGGACGACCTGGTTGTCGAGGATCGAGCGGCCGAACGCCTTGCGATTTCGCGTGTACTCGATGGTCGCGTTGATGATCGCCTCATGCGCCTTGAGGCAGGCCGCGCCGGCCCACAGCCGCTCCTCCTGGAACTGCATCATCTGGTAGGTGAAGCCCATACCCTCCTCGCCGACGCGGTTGCGCTTCGGCACTCTCACATTATCGAAGAAGATCTGCGCGGTGTCGGACGAGCGCATGCCCATCTTGTCGAGCTTGCGCGCGACCTGCACGCCCCTGCTCTTCATCGGCACGCAGATCAGCGACTTGTTGCGGTGAACCGGGCCGTCGCTGGTGTTGGCGAGCAGGCAGATGAAATCCGCCTGCGTGCCGTTGGTGATCCACATCTTGCCGCCATTGATGACGTAGTCGTCGCCATCGGCGCGCGCCTGGGTCTTGATCGAGGCGACGTCGGAGCCGGCACCGGGCTCGGAGACGCCGATGCAGGCGACGTAGTCGCCGGAGATCGCAGGCGCCAGGAACTCCTTGCGCACGGTGTCGGAGCCGAACCGCGCCAGCGCCGGCGTCGCCATGTCGGTCTGCACCCCGATCGCCATCGGGATGGCGCCGCAATTGATGGCGCCGAGCTCCTCCGCCATCATCAGCGCGTAGGAATAGTCCAGTCCCTGGCCGCCGAACTCGACCGGCTTGTTGAGGCCGAGGAAGCCGAGGTCACCGAGCTTCTTGAACAGCTCATGCGCGGGGAAGATGCCGGCCTCCTCCCATTCGTCGACATGGGGGTTGATCTCGGCGGCGATGAACTTCTGCAGGATGCGGCGCGGTTCGTCGTGATCGGCGGTGAAGAGCATTCCATTTCCTCTCGTCAATTCGGGCGAGCCCAGTACACCCCGAAGCCATCCGGCCTCATGGTTCGAGACGCGCCAAGGGGCGCTCCTCACCATGAGGGTCTGCTGCCCGCCAAGTAAAAGCCCTCGTCCTGAGGAGCCCGCCTCTTGGCGGGCGTCTCGAAGGACGGCCGCATCGGGATCGTCTGCCCGAGCAACTCCATGGATCGTGGCGCGCGACTCGTCACAATCCCATCTGCCGGCTTGCCAGGTCCTTCATGATCTCCTCGGTGCCGCCGCCGATCGCATTGACCTTGACCTCGCGATAGATCCGCTCGACACGGACGCCGCGCATGAAGCCCGCGCCGCCGAAAATCTGCACCGCCTCGGAGGCGCAATAGGCCATCGTCTGCGTCGCCTGGTTCTTCATCATGCAGATCTCGGCAACGGGATTATCACCCTGTTCGAGCCGCCACGCCAGCATCTCCAGCATTGCCTGCGAGGCCGCGACGCGCTGCGCCATGTCGACCAGCTTGTGCCGGATCACCTGGTGCTGCGCCAACGGCTTGCCGAAGGTCTGGCGCTCTTTCGCATACGCAATCGCATCGTCGAGGCAGACGCGGGCGAACGCCGTGCAGCTCGCCGCCATGCCCATCCGCTCGCTGTTGAAATTGTGCATGATCAGCTTGAAGCCCTGCCCCTCCTCGCCGATCAGGTTCTCGGCCGGCACGCGGCAATTGTCGAAATGCAGGGTCGCGGTATCCGACGCCCACCAGCCCATCTTGTTCAGCCTGGTGCGGGTCAGCCCGGGCGTGTCGCCGGGAATGAGCAGCAGACTGACACCCGCCGGCCCAGGTCCACCCGTGCGCACGGCGACGGTGATGTAGTCGGCGCGCACGCCCGAGGTGATGAACGTCTTCTCGCCACTCACCACGTAATGATTGCCGTCGCGCACCGCCTTGGTGCGGAGATTGGCGACGTCCGAGCCGCCGCTCGGCTCGGTGATCGCGAGTGCCGAGATCTTGCGTCCCGACAGGATCTCCGGCAGCACCTTCGCGCGCACCTCCGGCCGTGCCGCGCGCGCGATCGGCGGCGCGCCGATGCTGTGGCTCATCAGGCTGGCGCTGACGCCGCCGATGCCGGCCCTGGCCAGCTCCTGCGACGACACGATCCTCATGAACTGATCGGCGGCCACACCGCCGAACTCTTCCGGAAAGCCCAGGCCCAGCAGACCGATCTCGGCCGCCTTCGTATACAGCGTGCGCGGGAATTCGCCGGCCTCGTCCCAGGCGTTCGCGAATGGCGCGATCTCCTTGTCGACAAAGCGCCTGATGACGTCGCGGAAGGCCTCGTGCTCGGCCGTATAGAACGGGCTTTTCGTCATCGATGCCGGGCTCTGGTTGCTGCGTCGGCAAGGATGACCGGAAGCCGCGGTATCGCCTTGCGTCGAGGCGCTGACTGCCGAAATCGCGCCCGGCCAAGCGCGCATTCGTGACGTCCAACCAGCGTCTGAACGCAAGACAGTGCAATGCACTCACCGGCCCACTCGCGGCCAAAAATGCCGCGCGTTCCGCCGCCCCGCCGGAAGGCCGGGACGCGCCGGCAAGAGACGGCAAGACACGATCGCGATCAAGGCGGCATCAGATCGCCTGAGACCAGGAGGAAACGCGTGCCAGTACGGTATTACGACTGGATTGCGCATCATGCGCGCAGGACGCCGACGAAGATCGCCATGGTGGATCTCGGCAGCGGCCGCCGCTTCAGCTATGCGGAGTTCGACGCCCGCGTTGCGCGCCTGGCCGGCCATCTCCGCGACACCTGTGATCTGGCCAAGGGCGACCGCGTCACCGTGCTGGCGCTGAACGCCACCGATACTTTGGAAGTGCAGTTCGCCTGCTTCCGCGTCGGTGCCATCTTCGTGCCGCTGAACACCCGCCTCACCGTCCCCGAGCTGCAGTTCATCGTCGGCGACTGCGCGCCGAAACTGATGATCCATGACGACGACCTCGCCGACACCGCGCTCGCGGTGAGCCGGCTGTGCGGCGTCGGCT
Proteins encoded in this window:
- a CDS encoding sensor histidine kinase, which produces MHGMPGASTAPQMTDDDTAYLAAIVSASADAIFGTTIEGIIRSWNGSCERMLGYSAAEMIGQPVMDIIPPELREEAQAIRQRVGSGEAVEGFETVRLTKDGRPIEVAATFSPIRDRHDRIIGISGILRDVTQSKQAERGAAMLAAIVASSSDGVVSKTLDGTVTSWNKSAERIFGFSEAEMINRSIRTIIPLERQAEEDRILATVVSGGMIDNFETIRLRKDGAQIDVSVTVSPVRDASGRIIGASKIVRDITDKRQTREQLRTLLAEVNHRSKNMLSLVQAIARQMTRHGRQLDLNRFLARLQAIAGNQDLLIQNDWRFIPLVDLVRSQLGAFRDLIGNRIAIDGPQIELTPEAAQAIGMAIHELATNAAKYGALSDHDGRVALTWSRDGDTFVINWRESGGPPVSAPEHHGFGSRVISDMVRAGLDGTVQVEFAPPGLSWHLRCPLQRISRGNSHAPR
- a CDS encoding response regulator; translated protein: MPLADKINVLIVEDDPMIGFDLSVELEEAGFAIVGVAPTVSKALHLLERHRCDLAVLDVNLGHETSAPIARALMAEGVPFVAVTGYAVDQCPEEFATAPLLSKPFQTSRLVATLRRQLPR
- a CDS encoding acetyl-CoA carboxylase biotin carboxylase subunit codes for the protein MSRRPFHKVLIANRGEIALRVMRTARRLGYRVVAVYSDVDADAPHVRLADQAVRIGAPPPAQSYLNIAAIIAAAKATGADAVHPGYGFLAENEDFAQACKDAGLVFVGPSPDAIAAMGNKAGAKTIMQRAGVPCVPGYQGEDGGDEAMLREAKRIGFPVMIKAVAGGGGRGMRLVNEAYAFPDLLRSARSEAAAAFGDGTVILEKAIANPRHIEIQVFGDSHGNAVHLGERDCSVQRRHQKLIEEAPSPAVGPELRARMGAVAVQAVKALGYEGAGTLEFLLDGDGRFYFMEMNTRLQVEHPVTEALTGLDLVEWQLRVAAGEPLPLRQEQISFVGHAIEVRLCSEDAAQDFMPRSGRMALWQMPETVRVEHALESGTEIPPDYDSMIAKLISHGATREEARARLIVGLEQAVALGVVTNQWFLLSCLRHPAFAAGKATTAFIATHRDELRAPLIAAEDMALLAVLLSVSHPLAHPVRRGRSLAATFATPLRFELGGELRECELSRDRDGSYCVTHNGAEQRSEIVTLDADTIRIRRGDVVDVVRFARDGDRLFVQSRGRTLVLRDLTLGAPQSTAAAGGDGKVRAALNGRVVAMLVKAGDQVAAGQPVLTLEAMKMEHVHTAGLAGTVSAIAVAEGDQVTTGQIVIEIKR
- a CDS encoding acyl-CoA carboxylase subunit beta: MAIIDNTISPTGAAFQTNRDGMLGLIARMRELEARTRKASAAAKDRFHQRGQLLPRERVALVLDPGAPFLELSTLAGYMFDTPDPAKSVPGGGVIAGIGFVSGVRCMVSANDAAIDAGALQPYGLDKTLRVQELALENRLPYVQLVESAGANLLRYRVEDFVRGGNIFRNLARLSAAGLPVVTVTHGSSTAGGAYQTGLSDYIVMVRGRTRAFLAGPPLLKAATGEIATEEELGGAEMHTAISGLGDYLAEDDRDGLRIAREIMGRLNWDRPSHEACAAKPPRYDQEELLGIMPLDHKRPVDMRQVIARIVDDSDFVEMSPNYGPATVCGHARIEGEAIGIVTNNGPLDPAGANKATHFIQACCQSRTPILYLNNTTGYMVGRAYEEAGMIKHGSKMIQAVTSATVPQITIYCGASFGAGNYGMCGRGFHPRFCFSWPNAKTAVMGGEQAAETMAIVTEAAAARRGKPVERDKLDAMKAQIIGVFDSQMDVFATSARVLDDGVIDPRDTRAVLSEVLAICREAEARAPQRMQFSVARP
- a CDS encoding 3-keto-5-aminohexanoate cleavage protein, with amino-acid sequence MSNKAVITCALNGVLTDPRQHNVPVTPEEMAREARRAYDAGAAIMHIHLRQQAPGKGHLPSWEVKVSREIQQAIREACPGVIINHTSGVSGPSYQGALDCIRETRPEIAACNAGSLNYLKVKADNSWAWPPMMFDNSVEKIGDYLAVMKAVNTIPEFECFDVGIVRCVGMYRQTGMYAGPLEYNFVMGVASGMPADPELLPILLKLKLPEAHWQVTAIGRAEIWPLHQRCAELGGHLRTGLEDTFYLGDGTKVTSNGQLIEAIAACARRAGREIASPAEARQMFGTIN
- a CDS encoding helix-turn-helix domain-containing protein; translation: MDVTRRESGHLMLITPERVFYAGLLGRPRQRCSGAFHIYVALTGSLRLLPEGGEARSGELLVVPPNKQHTIESDYRTVIVVTMEPESVPIGTLDRFAAKVAREAEAYACRIRAAYEELVQRPLSGDVSSAVFDRLCFGEVLPQRTLDPRVVKAIGLINRFSGEPATAESCAAAVGLSTSRFLHLFKEETDISFRSFRAWKRARHLLNYANQDLNLAHLAQDIGYPDSTHFSHSIRRFYGLKPRAIFSGSRDLAIYRSGEISQDIAVAR
- a CDS encoding glutathione S-transferase family protein, with the protein product MITLYHCDGARSFRPLWMLEELGANYELKMLPFPPRVLAKEYLAINPLGTIPYLIDGETKMTESSGICHYLGVKHGPTPLMVEPEEKDYGAFLNWMYFSDATLTFPQTLVLRYTQLEPEERRSPQVATDYAKWFLGRLRAVEAATANAEFLSGGRFTAADIVIGYALRLADTLGLSKEFGPNVAAYWARLQQRDGYQRARAAEQRAGVEQGIKPRVRP
- a CDS encoding acyl-CoA dehydrogenase family protein, translated to MLFTADHDEPRRILQKFIAAEINPHVDEWEEAGIFPAHELFKKLGDLGFLGLNKPVEFGGQGLDYSYALMMAEELGAINCGAIPMAIGVQTDMATPALARFGSDTVRKEFLAPAISGDYVACIGVSEPGAGSDVASIKTQARADGDDYVINGGKMWITNGTQADFICLLANTSDGPVHRNKSLICVPMKSRGVQVARKLDKMGMRSSDTAQIFFDNVRVPKRNRVGEEGMGFTYQMMQFQEERLWAGAACLKAHEAIINATIEYTRNRKAFGRSILDNQVVHFRLAELQTEVELLRALTYQAAEALVAGEDVTRLATMVKLKTGRLGRELTDACLQYWGGMGFMNETPVSRAYRDSRLSSIGGGADEVMLTILCKMMGTLPGMAKAGNA
- a CDS encoding acyl-CoA dehydrogenase family protein produces the protein MTKSPFYTAEHEAFRDVIRRFVDKEIAPFANAWDEAGEFPRTLYTKAAEIGLLGLGFPEEFGGVAADQFMRIVSSQELARAGIGGVSASLMSHSIGAPPIARAARPEVRAKVLPEILSGRKISALAITEPSGGSDVANLRTKAVRDGNHYVVSGEKTFITSGVRADYITVAVRTGGPGPAGVSLLLIPGDTPGLTRTRLNKMGWWASDTATLHFDNCRVPAENLIGEEGQGFKLIMHNFNSERMGMAASCTAFARVCLDDAIAYAKERQTFGKPLAQHQVIRHKLVDMAQRVAASQAMLEMLAWRLEQGDNPVAEICMMKNQATQTMAYCASEAVQIFGGAGFMRGVRVERIYREVKVNAIGGGTEEIMKDLASRQMGL